Within the Cyanobacteria bacterium GSL.Bin1 genome, the region ACTTCTCGCAAGGAATTGAGGCTTAAGTTTTTGCCCCAATATTTGCTAATCGCGGCCAAACAAGCGGCTCCGCAATCGGAGGAACTATGTTGTCCGACAAAGGGATAGCCTTTGGCAAGCCGGCGACGGCGTTTGATTGGTTGGGGAAAGTCAACGGCTTCTTCTTTTGCTGGCAATTGAGTCCCGACGCTTGGGTCGGGAGAAGGCTTTGCTGATGCAGAAGAAGGAGGTTGCTGGAGAGTCTGGCTGGTGCTCAGAGTAGGTTCTCTAGTGACACGGCGCCGTAATCGGTCACTTCCGAGGTCATGTCCGTTCACTTCATCGGGCGGTTGATCGGGGGAGAGGTGGTTGAGCAAGCTGCTAGTCAGCAGTGGCATAATGGCTTCCCAATGCGCCTTGGGGAGGTAATAGACCCACAGATCGCTTTGAGCCACCCCGTCAAAGGAGGTTGTCTCTGGATATCCCCAAGCACTTCCGAGGGGAAGGGGTTGCCCTTGCACTTTCACTTGGCCCCGACACAACCAGAAGCGTCCTGCCTCTGGGGGAGCGGCTTGCGAGAGAGACTCTCCGGCAGAGATTTCTTGTTTGATGAGGTAGGTAGTAATTTCTTGCAACCGGTGACTCGGAAGTGACGACCAGTCAGTTAGCGTCTTGAAAAAGATTAAACACTGGCGCTGTTGGGCAATTTGCTGCCATTGAGACTCTAATTCAGGGAACTGAGGGAGGTGAGATCGGAGCTGTTCTAAGGGCATTCTTGCCACTTGCACCGCTGGGTCAGCGGCGATGGCGTGATAAGGGAAGTTCGTTGCCCCAAAGGAGGCATCTCCGCCAAAGGTATCGCCCTCACTAAGCAATTGGACAGAAACTTGCAGCTCTTTTTCCGCATTAAAGCTTAACAGTCGCACTCGCCCTTGACAAATTATGTAGAAATACTGAGGATTTGATTCCGTAAAAACCGCATCTTCTCTAACACTAGGAGTACAATTTAAGGTATCCCCAAGTTGTAAATCGACAAGTTCAAACGCGTAACTGAAATTTCTAAGAGTTGGTTCTGTGGAAGGGATTTTTAACTGTCGAGAAATGATCAAAATCAATTTCTCTTGTTGATCAGTTGGAATAGAAAAAGAATGCTTTGGCATACTAAAATCTTGCTTCATTGTTTATTTTTTACGATTATTCCAAATATTTTTGCGTAAGAAAAAAATTAAATAATATTATTTAATATCATCTAATATTTGCATAAAATTAAATTACTCAGTACAGAAGCGATTTCAGGATTTGAGAGCCAATTAGAGAGAGTTTTAGTGATCTAAGCACCAATAATGGGTAACTCAAAACTGATCATGAATTTTGTTTAAACACGTAACCCTGAAATTTATATCATCAAGACTTTACGCTTTTTTGAAAGGTTCTAGATGTAGCTTTTGTCAGTATACAAGATAATTTACCTCTCTAAGGAAAAACATTAATCTTCTTAAACAAGTTAAGGATGAGTTATGAGCCCGTTAATCTGAGTCAGCATTAGCTCAGGTTTTATGTCATAAAAGTTAACTAAAAAAAATGCCAAATTGGCAAAAAAAATAATTATATTAGAGGAAAATACACTTAAATAAGAAGAGAAGTATGAATGTTTTCCATGCAACATCAAATCCGGAACGGCTCGGCTTCTGTAGATAATTCCGTAGATGGAATTGAAGCGAGTCCAGCAGAAACACCGGAAAAACAAACCACCTCTTGGTCAACTGCCGTCCATTCTCTGTTAGACCAACCCCCAGCAACCTTTCCCCAACATTTAATGGCTTGGGGGATAGTATTCTGCATCGTTTTTGGCAGTTGGGCATGGTTTGGCAAAATTGAAGAAATTGGCAAGGCAAAGGGAAAATTAGTGCCACAAGGCGAGCCGTATAAAGTTCATCCGGTGGAATTGGGGAAAGTGACTAAATTGGCAGTAGAGGAAGGAGAAACCGTAAAAGCCGGTGAAGTTCTGTTTGAACTGGATACGGAACTCGCGAAAAAAGAGGTAGAACGGCTTGAGCAACTCCTGAGTTCCCACCAAGATCACTTGGCGCAACAGCAAACTTCGTTGGAGAGATTACAATTGGAAGCCCAAACCCGAGCGGCGATCGCTGCGGCAGAAGTTCTTGCTCAGCGTTTAGCCGTTACTCAGGCTCAGAATCAAATCACTACCAACCGCCAACTCTTGTTTCAACTGCGCTTGGAGCGCAATGCCTATCAAGAAAAACAAGCCCGACTCCAACCGATTACGACGATCGACCAAGAGAGAATCGCTCAACTCAAAACTGAGATTGCTGCCCACCAGGAGCGTCTTCAGAAGCTAAAGCTGTTGGAGGAAGAAGGGGCAATTTCTCAAGAATTTGTCTTTCAAGGGGAACAAGCATTGCGCGATACTGAGCAACGACTCATGCAAACCAAACTACAAAATTTGACCAGTACGGAAGAGCAAATTTTTCAAGCTGAACAGTCCTTGCGAGAGGTTAAGAGTCGCATTAGTCAGAGTGAAGGTAATCTTGCCACAGCCTTAAAAGAAGCGGAAAAGCTGCAAGCCGGTCTAGACCAAAAACAAGCAGAAGCCACCAGGAATAAGTTAGAAACCCAGCAGCAAATTAACCAACTGGAAATGGAAATAACTAACCTCAACGCCAAAATAGCAGAAACCCAAAATCTCCTGGTTAGCGCCGGTACCCGTTTAAAGCAGCGATTCCTGAAAGCTCCTGTCGATGGGATGATCCTATCAATGAACCTTGAAAATGTTGGAGAAGTGGTTCAGGCGGGCCAGACCATCGCTGAAATTGCGCCTCAAGGAGCTCCCTTAGTGCTTTCTGCCCTCTTGCCTAACCGAGAAGCCGGTTTTGTCGAAGAAGGAATGACCGTGAAAGTCAAGTTAGATGCCTATCCTTTTCAGGATTATGGCATTGTCTCGGGTACAGTGATCTCAATTTCCTCGAATACTAAAGTTGACCAGCAGTTGGGGGCAGCCTATCGTGTAAAAGTTAAGCTTGATCGCGACCATGTTAGTGAAGACGGAGAAAGGATCAAATTCAAACCGGGTCAAACTGCCACGGCTGATATTGTTATTCGTCGCCGTCGCATTATCGATGTTTTATTCGATCCATTTCGGCAACTTCACAAAGATGGCATCAATTTATAAATGATTTGAAAAAAGCCACTTTTCATAGAGAAAAGTGATATTCAATTATGTTAAAAAAATTCAAAAAATAACAAAAATGACTTCAAATTTGATAAGTTCAAAGTAAACGGAATCAATATTGCCTCTAGTAATACCAAGCCCCTGACTTTCATTTAAAGATCCGAATATTCTTTCTGAAATCAATCTACAAAAAGCAAAAAAATAATTCAAACACCAAATAGAATTGCGATTGCTACTGAAAACAGAAATGAAGTTAGGCACTAAAAAAGTAAGTCTAAAGAAATTTCAACTAGATTAAAGTATTACTACAAAATAAAATCGTTGGTTTTTGCCAAAACAAACCTTAATGTTTCGTTGACCAGACTTAGGCTGTTAGAACCATGAAAAATGATTTACCAGATCAATTCAAAGGAACGAAAGCAATAAGCTCTCGACCAAATTGTTTAAATATTAAAGGTGATAGAGCAATGACAACAGAACAGTTTAATCAGATTGTTGGGGCAATTATAGAGGGGAAATACTCATGGGCCTGCGTTTTAATTTTGAGTTTTGCTGGTTACAATCCCTTACACTACATTCCTTACCGAACTTATAACCGTTTACTGAAAGAGAATTGCTGTTGTAAAAGTAGAGATCAGGAAAAAAGTGATACCAACAATCAGTCTAAAAAGCAAGAGAAGAAAAGTCGTGCCAAAACTCTAGTGAATATCAATTAAATTTACAGCAATTTTTCTTGGTGTTTAGTGTCAAATTTTACAATATTGAAGTGTGAGGTGCTTTTTTACATACTTTTTGTCTCAGTCGTAATAGAAAAAACAGCTAATAATGATTAATTTCTCTGGCCAAACTATTGAAGAAAAAGAAATTATTGACTTTCTGAAAAGAGAAACGCTTTTCAAGGAAATCTGTCAGAAAATACTGCACAGAAGAATTATTGCGCAAGTTGCTCAAGAGAAAAATATCACCGTTACTCCCGAAGAAATACAAACTGAAGCAGATAGTATCCGTTATGGACAGCGTTTAGAGAAAGCCTCGGATACCCTAAATTGGCTAAAAGAACAGATGATCACTTCAGAAGATTGGGAAGCAGGGCTCAGGGATCGCCTGTTAGCAAAAAAGTTATCCGAGCATTTATTTGCGGCAGAAGTCGACAAGTATTTTGCTCAACATCGAGCTGATTTTGAACAATTTATCCTCTATCAGATTATCCTCCCTTACGAGCAACTCGCTTGGGAAGTTTATTATCAATTGGAAGAAGAAGAAATCAGTTTTTATGAAGCAGCCCACCTCTACGACATTGATGAACGACGCCGACTGCAATGCGGTTATCAAGGTAAAGTCAACCATCGCAGTTTAAAAGCTGATATTGCCCCAGTTGTCTTTGGAGCTACCATCGGGGAAATCGTCGGTCCTCTTTCAACCGAACAAGGGTATCACCTTTTTATGATCGAAGCGGTTATTCCCCCCGAATTAACCCCCAAGAGGCGGGAGGAAATTCTGAATCAGTTATTTCAAGATTGGCTAGAAGGGGAATTAAACCACCTTCTCTATCACACTCTCTAGCAGTTGCAGTTTAAATCTCTGCTGGGTTAACCTCGCAATTCGTAGGGTCACATTTTTCCTAACGGTTGCCATTTTGGCAAGGTCTTGCCCCCCGTTGATTTCAGACATTTGCGATTAAGCCATGAGCCAATCATCACTATAATTGCCATCGGCAAAGATAAATTGTTCAAATCCATAGGTTTCCATGGTAATGCCATCAAACTCAAACCGAGCCTCATGGTTGTCAGAGCCGAAACTAATCTGAAAGTCGCTTTTGTGGTAACTGCCGAAGCTCAGGGTATCGAAACCTTGACCGCCATCTAATGTCGCGTCGCCGAAACCTTCAACCCAGTCTGGTCCTCTTCCCATCTTGATCTTGACCCCGCCGCCAAAACTGGAAGCTTTGAGTTCATCAGCACCCGCTCCCGTAAAAATCTCGCCGCCATAAATGCCGTCCGATTCGGTGCCGGTTGCCTTAGCGATAATCGTATCTTTGCCCTTGCCCGTCCGAATCACACCTTGAAGATTTTGAATCGCGATCGCGCGCTCATCGGCTTCCGCCGTCGCTTCGAGGGTCTCGCCGCCCTTGCCCGTCCGAATCAAGCCTCTGGTGTTGTCAATGGCAATTGCGCGCTCATCGGCTTCCGCCGTCGCTTCGAGGGTCTCGCCGCCCTTGCCCGTCCGAATCAAGCCTCTGGTGTTGTCAATGGCGATCGCGCGCTCATCGGCTTCCGCCGTCGCTTCGAGGGTCTCGCCGCCCTTACCCGTCCGAATCGAGCCTCTGGTGTTGTCAATCGCGATCGCGCGCTCATCGGCTTCCGCCGTCGCTTCGAGGGTCTCGCCGCCCTTGCCCATCCGAATCAAGCCTCTGGTGTTGTCAATGGCAATTGCTTCGTCGGAAGTCTCCGCAACCGCCTCAGCTACCGCCTGCGCCACCGCTTGATTGTCTGGTGGAGCTGTGCTCAGAGCAAAAGCGGCTGCTTGTGACAAGGTCGCCCCCCGAGTGGTCGCTTCAGCTGTGATCGTATCGGCTCCCTTGCCCGTTGTCATCTTTCCTTCTTGATTGTTGATCCCCTTGGCAGTGATTTCAGCTCGCACTAAACTTTGGGCGATCGCGCCAGCAAAAGCGGTCAGCTCTTCCGACATCGGGGATTCGGCAACCGCTTCCACAATCGCTGAAGCATCGGC harbors:
- a CDS encoding HlyD family efflux transporter periplasmic adaptor subunit; the protein is MQHQIRNGSASVDNSVDGIEASPAETPEKQTTSWSTAVHSLLDQPPATFPQHLMAWGIVFCIVFGSWAWFGKIEEIGKAKGKLVPQGEPYKVHPVELGKVTKLAVEEGETVKAGEVLFELDTELAKKEVERLEQLLSSHQDHLAQQQTSLERLQLEAQTRAAIAAAEVLAQRLAVTQAQNQITTNRQLLFQLRLERNAYQEKQARLQPITTIDQERIAQLKTEIAAHQERLQKLKLLEEEGAISQEFVFQGEQALRDTEQRLMQTKLQNLTSTEEQIFQAEQSLREVKSRISQSEGNLATALKEAEKLQAGLDQKQAEATRNKLETQQQINQLEMEITNLNAKIAETQNLLVSAGTRLKQRFLKAPVDGMILSMNLENVGEVVQAGQTIAEIAPQGAPLVLSALLPNREAGFVEEGMTVKVKLDAYPFQDYGIVSGTVISISSNTKVDQQLGAAYRVKVKLDRDHVSEDGERIKFKPGQTATADIVIRRRRIIDVLFDPFRQLHKDGINL
- a CDS encoding peptidylprolyl isomerase produces the protein MINFSGQTIEEKEIIDFLKRETLFKEICQKILHRRIIAQVAQEKNITVTPEEIQTEADSIRYGQRLEKASDTLNWLKEQMITSEDWEAGLRDRLLAKKLSEHLFAAEVDKYFAQHRADFEQFILYQIILPYEQLAWEVYYQLEEEEISFYEAAHLYDIDERRRLQCGYQGKVNHRSLKADIAPVVFGATIGEIVGPLSTEQGYHLFMIEAVIPPELTPKRREEILNQLFQDWLEGELNHLLYHTL
- a CDS encoding HetP family heterocyst commitment protein; this encodes MSSRPNCLNIKGDRAMTTEQFNQIVGAIIEGKYSWACVLILSFAGYNPLHYIPYRTYNRLLKENCCCKSRDQEKSDTNNQSKKQEKKSRAKTLVNIN